A window of the Deinococcus gobiensis I-0 genome harbors these coding sequences:
- the alaS gene encoding alanine--tRNA ligase has translation MTAPLSTADIREKFLQFFESKGHLRLPSHSTVAPDPTTLFTVAGMQPFKEQFMGAPASFPGYGDSRRVTTAQKCLRIGDIENVGRTLRHCSLLEMLGNFSFGDYFKREALTWAWEFLTSPEWMGLDKSRLYATIYQDDEEAFQIWTGENGLSADRILRFGADENFWPADAPKEGPNGPCGPCSEIFYDRGPAYGDDTWAEYADTRESARFLEIWNCVFPQYDRQEPLPDGTPVLKDLPFKNIDTGMGLERIATVVQDVYDFYSNDVFAPIVAKVAELSGQPYEGPQNVSHRVVAEHIRSVSMVIADGTALSNTGRGYTARKILRRASRHAYLLGLREPALHTLVPIVVEKMGGAYPELRENAARVEAAVKAEEERFLKTLEGGIQRLGGLLGTMEKGTTLSGEDAFVLYDTYGFPVDLTKEIAEEYGVTVDEAGYAESLEKAQETARAGSKYGKSELFGGNQSAFDGLSPTPFVGYDELDTQAEVLAVVGAGERLDALAAGSEATVVLSRTPFYGEGGGEVGDTGRLEWTGPDGQGGTAVVRDTKKTPQGVFLHDVMVEAGELREGTAVRAVVSGERQATERHHTATHLLHAALRAVLGDGVRQAGSLVAPDRLRFDFSHGAALSAAEIASVETLVGRWVSANFPVSWQEMPIADARAAGATALFGEKYGDTVRVVTVGGNVSYEGQAVASMELCGGAHVNRTGDIGAFVILSDENVAAGVRRIEALAGEAATAWLRGRLDSAARVAGLLNTNPEGLEGRVSGLQAGLKAAEKEAVALRRQLAEAQMGGGGAAAQTRDLGGFQVAALKLSGVEAGELRGAADKLLDTSGADIVVLATDKGLVVKATKAAVGRGAHAGQLIGKLAAAGGGKGGGRPDMAQAGITDPAAALAALDTAF, from the coding sequence ATGACCGCGCCGCTGTCCACCGCCGACATTCGCGAGAAGTTCCTGCAGTTCTTCGAGAGCAAGGGGCACCTGCGCCTGCCCTCGCACAGCACCGTCGCGCCCGACCCCACCACCCTCTTCACCGTGGCGGGCATGCAGCCCTTCAAGGAGCAGTTCATGGGCGCGCCGGCCAGCTTCCCCGGCTACGGCGACAGCAGGCGCGTGACCACCGCCCAGAAGTGCCTGCGCATCGGCGACATCGAGAACGTGGGCCGCACCCTGCGCCACTGCTCGCTGCTGGAAATGCTGGGGAACTTTTCTTTCGGCGACTACTTCAAGCGCGAGGCCCTGACCTGGGCCTGGGAATTCCTGACCAGCCCCGAGTGGATGGGCCTGGACAAGTCGCGCCTGTACGCCACCATCTACCAGGACGACGAGGAAGCCTTTCAGATCTGGACCGGGGAAAACGGCCTGAGCGCCGACCGCATCCTGCGCTTCGGGGCCGACGAGAACTTCTGGCCCGCCGACGCGCCCAAGGAAGGCCCCAACGGCCCCTGCGGCCCGTGCAGCGAGATCTTCTACGACCGTGGCCCGGCCTACGGGGACGACACCTGGGCCGAGTATGCCGATACCCGCGAGAGCGCCCGTTTCCTGGAAATCTGGAACTGCGTGTTCCCCCAGTACGACCGCCAGGAGCCGCTGCCCGACGGCACGCCCGTCCTGAAGGACCTGCCCTTCAAGAACATCGACACCGGCATGGGCCTGGAGCGCATCGCCACCGTCGTGCAGGACGTGTACGACTTCTACAGCAACGACGTGTTCGCGCCGATCGTCGCCAAGGTCGCCGAGCTGTCGGGCCAGCCCTACGAGGGGCCGCAGAACGTCTCGCACCGCGTGGTCGCCGAGCACATCCGCTCGGTGAGCATGGTCATCGCCGACGGCACCGCCCTGAGCAACACCGGGCGCGGCTACACCGCCCGCAAGATCCTGCGCCGCGCCAGCCGCCACGCCTACCTGCTGGGCCTGCGCGAGCCGGCGCTGCATACCCTCGTGCCCATCGTGGTCGAGAAGATGGGCGGCGCCTACCCCGAACTGCGCGAGAACGCGGCGCGCGTCGAGGCCGCCGTGAAGGCCGAGGAGGAGCGCTTCCTCAAGACGCTCGAAGGCGGCATCCAGCGCCTCGGCGGCCTGCTGGGCACGATGGAGAAGGGCACGACCCTTTCCGGCGAGGACGCCTTCGTGCTGTACGACACCTACGGCTTCCCGGTGGACCTGACCAAGGAAATCGCCGAGGAGTACGGCGTCACCGTGGACGAGGCCGGCTACGCCGAGAGCCTGGAAAAGGCCCAGGAAACCGCGCGTGCAGGCAGCAAGTACGGCAAGTCCGAACTGTTCGGCGGCAACCAGAGCGCCTTTGACGGCCTCTCGCCCACCCCGTTCGTCGGCTATGACGAACTGGACACCCAGGCCGAGGTGCTGGCCGTGGTCGGCGCGGGCGAGCGCCTGGACGCGCTGGCGGCGGGCAGCGAGGCGACCGTGGTCCTCTCACGCACGCCCTTCTACGGCGAGGGCGGCGGCGAGGTAGGCGACACCGGCCGCCTGGAATGGACCGGCCCGGACGGGCAAGGCGGCACGGCCGTCGTGCGCGACACCAAGAAGACCCCGCAGGGCGTGTTCCTGCACGACGTGATGGTCGAGGCGGGCGAACTGCGCGAGGGCACGGCCGTGCGCGCCGTGGTGTCGGGCGAGCGCCAGGCCACCGAGCGCCACCACACCGCCACCCACCTGCTGCACGCGGCGCTGCGGGCCGTGCTGGGCGACGGGGTACGGCAGGCCGGGTCGCTCGTCGCGCCCGACCGCCTGCGCTTCGACTTCTCGCACGGGGCCGCCCTGAGCGCCGCCGAGATCGCCAGCGTCGAGACCCTGGTCGGCCGCTGGGTCAGCGCCAACTTCCCCGTGAGCTGGCAGGAGATGCCCATCGCCGACGCCCGCGCGGCCGGGGCCACGGCCCTGTTCGGCGAGAAGTACGGCGACACCGTGCGCGTGGTGACGGTCGGCGGCAACGTGAGCTACGAGGGCCAGGCGGTCGCCAGCATGGAGCTGTGCGGCGGCGCGCACGTGAACCGCACCGGCGACATCGGCGCCTTCGTGATCCTCAGTGACGAGAACGTGGCTGCCGGCGTGCGCCGCATCGAGGCGCTGGCGGGCGAGGCCGCGACCGCGTGGCTGCGCGGTCGCCTGGACAGCGCGGCGCGCGTGGCCGGGCTGCTCAACACCAACCCCGAGGGCCTGGAAGGGCGCGTCTCGGGCCTCCAGGCGGGCCTCAAGGCCGCCGAGAAGGAAGCGGTCGCCCTGCGCCGCCAGCTCGCCGAGGCCCAGATGGGCGGGGGCGGCGCGGCGGCCCAGACGCGCGATCTCGGCGGCTTCCAGGTCGCGGCACTCAAGCTCTCGGGCGTCGAGGCGGGCGAACTGCGCGGCGCGGCCGACAAGCTCCTCGACACGAGCGGCGCCGACATCGTCGTGCTCGCCACCGACAAGGGCCTGGTGGTCAAGGCGACCAAGGCCGCCGTGGGGCGCGGCGCGCACGCCGGGCAGCTCATCGGCAAGCTCGCGGCGGCGGGCGGTGGCAAGGGCGGCGGCCGTCCCGACATGGCGCAGGCAGGCATCACCGATCCGGCGGCGGCGCTCGCGGCCCTCGACACGGCGTTCTGA
- the der gene encoding ribosome biogenesis GTPase Der encodes MQKVAIVGRPNVGKSSLFNRLIGRREAVVADFPGVTRDAKEGLMLYHNHRISLIDTGGLWSGDEWEQAIREKAEWAMEGAQAVIFVLDPREGLSAADYEVAEWLRRLGKPVIVVANKIDSQKHEVYLAELWGLGFGEPVAISAEHARGLDTLMDRVMTHLPTDDEDVPEIAPIRISLIGRPNVGKSSLLNAITQSERSIVADQPGTTRDSLDVEWDYGGQRFVLVDTAGIRKKPDTAIEDYAIQRSQAAIARSDLIWLVVNAGDLGDHELKLANLAYESGKPVIVVVNKWDLVPDTELKRAEKDLNQKLHHIMYAPKVYTSAINEYGIHDMLAEAMKLHEKWQSRIPTSELNRWLEVWQMRQAVPNFHGKKLKMYFMTQVETAPPTFAIFCNRAEFVTRAYEGFLQNRIREDLALAGIPVRLKWNEKGPYKRDKKGGKDDE; translated from the coding sequence ATGCAGAAAGTCGCCATCGTGGGCCGACCCAACGTCGGCAAGTCCAGCCTGTTCAACCGCCTCATCGGCCGGCGCGAAGCCGTCGTGGCCGACTTCCCCGGCGTCACCCGCGACGCCAAGGAAGGGCTGATGCTCTACCACAACCACCGCATCTCGCTGATCGATACGGGGGGCCTGTGGAGCGGGGACGAGTGGGAACAGGCCATCCGCGAGAAGGCCGAGTGGGCCATGGAAGGCGCGCAGGCCGTGATCTTCGTGCTCGACCCGCGCGAGGGCCTCTCGGCGGCCGACTACGAGGTGGCCGAGTGGCTGCGCCGCCTGGGCAAGCCGGTCATCGTGGTCGCCAATAAGATCGACAGCCAGAAGCACGAGGTCTACCTCGCCGAGCTGTGGGGCCTGGGCTTCGGCGAGCCGGTCGCCATCAGCGCCGAGCACGCGCGCGGCCTGGACACCCTGATGGACCGGGTGATGACCCACCTGCCCACCGACGACGAGGACGTGCCGGAAATCGCGCCCATCCGCATCTCGCTCATCGGACGGCCCAACGTGGGCAAGTCCAGCCTGCTGAACGCCATCACGCAGTCCGAGCGCTCCATCGTGGCCGACCAGCCCGGCACCACCCGCGACTCGCTGGACGTGGAGTGGGACTACGGCGGGCAGCGGTTCGTGCTCGTGGACACGGCGGGCATCCGCAAGAAGCCCGACACCGCCATCGAGGACTACGCCATCCAGCGCTCGCAGGCGGCCATCGCCCGCAGCGACCTGATCTGGCTCGTCGTGAACGCGGGCGACCTGGGCGACCACGAACTCAAGCTCGCCAACCTCGCCTACGAGAGCGGCAAGCCGGTCATCGTGGTGGTCAACAAGTGGGACCTCGTACCCGACACCGAGCTCAAGCGTGCCGAGAAGGACCTCAACCAGAAACTCCACCACATCATGTACGCCCCCAAGGTGTACACGAGCGCCATCAACGAGTACGGCATCCACGACATGCTGGCCGAGGCGATGAAGCTGCATGAGAAGTGGCAGTCGCGCATTCCGACGAGCGAACTCAACCGCTGGCTGGAAGTCTGGCAGATGCGCCAGGCCGTCCCGAACTTCCACGGCAAGAAGCTCAAGATGTACTTCATGACCCAGGTGGAGACGGCCCCGCCCACCTTCGCCATCTTCTGCAACCGCGCCGAGTTCGTGACGCGCGCCTACGAGGGCTTCCTGCAAAACCGCATCCGTGAGGACCTCGCGCTCGCGGGCATTCCGGTGCGGCTCAAGTGGAACGAGAAGGGGCCGTACAAGCGCGACAAGAAGGGCGGCAAGGACGACGAGTAG
- a CDS encoding serine hydrolase domain-containing protein, which yields MTLLQTVRHLAPYFESWLEFQRDHAGVPGVQVAVRVGTELAASFALGQANARTGEALTTRHLFRIASHSKSFTATAIFQLLEAGRLRLDDPAGRWLPELAGSPAAGYTVRELLGHQSGINRDGADSDYWQQLAAFPDRETLLDFCRAEAVYGPNEHFKYSNMGYGLLGLIVEAASGRSYPDYVAEHLTGPLGLENLGPELPAERENELATGHSARLAARDERRPLPSSDTRALAAATGFYGTAEDLTRFWAAHAYGEGTLLSDASKRLMGREETRLTKPSPRGYGLGLILTEVGGRTLVGHSGGFPGHITQSWLDPRTGLAVSVLSNALGAPSTEWATNLVRLIDLAQRAPTKAQADAPGVALDRFTGRYAGLWGLTDLVDLGGRLVSLYPSGDPEATLSELTVLDDLTLATSPEAGFGSVGEPFHFQRGENGRVQSYRQGGGRAWPLADYRALHGLD from the coding sequence ATGACCCTGCTCCAGACCGTGCGGCACCTCGCGCCCTACTTCGAGTCCTGGCTGGAGTTCCAGCGCGACCATGCCGGGGTGCCCGGCGTGCAGGTCGCCGTGCGGGTGGGCACCGAGCTGGCCGCCTCCTTCGCGCTCGGGCAGGCGAACGCGCGCACCGGCGAGGCCCTGACGACCCGGCACCTCTTCCGCATCGCCTCGCACTCCAAATCCTTCACGGCGACGGCCATCTTCCAGCTGCTGGAGGCCGGCAGGCTGCGCCTCGACGATCCGGCGGGCCGCTGGCTGCCCGAACTGGCGGGCAGTCCGGCGGCGGGCTATACGGTGCGCGAACTGCTGGGCCACCAGTCGGGCATCAACCGCGACGGGGCCGACAGCGACTACTGGCAGCAGCTCGCCGCCTTCCCCGACCGCGAAACCCTGCTGGACTTCTGCCGCGCCGAGGCGGTGTACGGCCCCAACGAGCACTTCAAGTATTCAAACATGGGCTACGGCCTGCTGGGCCTGATCGTCGAGGCGGCGAGCGGCCGGAGCTATCCCGACTACGTGGCCGAGCACCTCACTGGACCGCTGGGCCTGGAGAACCTGGGGCCGGAGCTGCCTGCCGAGCGCGAAAACGAGCTGGCGACCGGCCACAGCGCCCGCCTCGCGGCCCGCGACGAGCGGCGGCCCCTGCCCTCCTCGGACACGCGGGCGCTGGCCGCCGCGACCGGCTTCTACGGCACTGCCGAGGACCTCACCCGCTTCTGGGCGGCGCACGCCTACGGCGAGGGCACGCTGCTCTCGGACGCCTCCAAGCGCCTGATGGGCCGGGAGGAAACGCGACTGACCAAGCCCTCTCCGCGCGGCTACGGCCTGGGTCTGATCCTGACCGAGGTCGGCGGGCGCACGCTGGTCGGGCACTCGGGCGGCTTTCCCGGCCACATCACGCAGTCGTGGCTCGACCCGCGCACGGGCCTGGCGGTCTCGGTCCTCAGCAACGCGCTGGGGGCTCCCTCGACCGAGTGGGCGACCAACCTCGTGCGCCTGATCGACCTCGCGCAGCGCGCGCCCACCAAGGCGCAGGCAGATGCGCCCGGCGTGGCCCTGGACCGTTTTACCGGGCGCTACGCGGGCCTGTGGGGCCTGACCGACCTCGTGGACCTGGGCGGACGGCTGGTGTCGCTCTATCCGTCCGGCGACCCGGAGGCCACCCTGTCCGAACTGACCGTGCTGGACGACCTGACCCTGGCGACCTCGCCGGAAGCCGGTTTCGGCTCGGTGGGCGAACCCTTCCACTTTCAGCGGGGCGAGAACGGCCGGGTGCAGTCGTACCGCCAGGGCGGGGGCCGCGCGTGGCCACTGGCCGACTACCGCGCCCTGCACGGCCTGGACTGA
- a CDS encoding YebC/PmpR family DNA-binding transcriptional regulator has translation MAGHSKWAQIKRKKGANDKKRSAMYSKHIRAIQAAVRSGGSGDPAGNLSLKNAIAAAKTDTVPADNIENAIKRAVGAGEGAAEYKEVTYEGYGPAGTAIFIETLTDNVNRTVADIRAVFNKRGGSLGTSGSVAWQFEKKGVILLTDTSEKAQEVAIENGAEDINESEDGLEISTGPAELYAVQDALTSAGYPVESGQITMLPSNTVAVSGDDVRKLLILVEALEDLDDVQNVYTNADIPEDAEA, from the coding sequence ATGGCCGGTCACAGCAAGTGGGCGCAGATCAAGCGCAAGAAGGGTGCCAACGACAAGAAACGCAGCGCGATGTACTCCAAGCACATCCGCGCCATTCAGGCCGCCGTGCGCTCGGGCGGCAGCGGGGACCCGGCCGGGAACCTCAGCCTGAAAAACGCCATCGCGGCGGCCAAGACCGACACGGTGCCTGCCGACAACATCGAGAACGCCATCAAGCGGGCGGTGGGCGCGGGCGAGGGCGCGGCCGAGTACAAGGAAGTGACCTACGAGGGCTACGGCCCCGCCGGCACGGCCATCTTCATCGAGACGCTGACCGACAACGTGAACCGCACGGTCGCCGACATCCGCGCCGTGTTCAACAAGCGCGGCGGCAGCCTGGGCACCAGCGGCAGCGTGGCCTGGCAGTTCGAGAAAAAGGGCGTCATCCTGCTCACCGACACGAGCGAGAAGGCGCAGGAAGTCGCCATCGAGAACGGCGCCGAGGACATCAACGAGTCCGAGGACGGCCTGGAGATCAGCACCGGCCCGGCCGAGCTGTACGCGGTGCAGGACGCCCTGACCAGCGCGGGCTACCCGGTCGAGAGCGGCCAGATCACCATGCTCCCCAGCAACACCGTGGCGGTTTCGGGCGACGACGTGCGCAAGCTGCTGATCCTGGTCGAGGCGCTCGAGGACCTCGACGACGTGCAGAACGTCTACACGAACGCCGACATTCCCGAGGACGCCGAGGCCTGA
- a CDS encoding DUF11 domain-containing protein — MRRPAISALLIGAVLAGATARAEGSFNFAPSGTTNNRAFLEVGPPGYVTSGIQRKTTLYAYANAGENILLGSSVMRIGSGDIRITAPDNTAQTCLGNNLGTGLISRRVNEVAGPLVAGLTVVNGYTPCIYRAATTGIYQLDFLAPVLGGGNPPVTAANGDWPAPAATDPWIAAWDATVVSGTSRKPGRVFTKYFAMNVGGNNPANTGINVYPLTRDGYRYSFSLNFDPFGFIFYVNNVGTLTAATAGGTPAYRSAGVGSAQYSPAQADSGDYVTHKLFFNPPDPGLPASAAAPSGLDNWLLRAAPVTPPQPTNLSFTGADGTAGQAGGGIGGTFTFTNPGASSAPYRIVLAFGASTNGANSDRVLVGTAKTGENLVVWDGKDGAGKDVVPSTAAYTVKAYLAAGEVHFPLIDAENLTDLTVRRLNNVDSDANTVYWDDRTVASTGTAPVPLNALGGVESQTSTNTHAYSGNWGNDLIVDTWAYYPGTAADLASGVRVSEADVQVTKTYVSGGSTAVPAQFDVTVKNLSTTTTARNVRIEDAVPAGFSALSWSCPSGCVSQGGTPTTGGPGAVDTYATLTPQASVTLRVTATLSAASTKDTLLSNTARASRGADATDPVSANNTSTARFTALGVPKLTLGKTVRNVTQNGAAGTSSTGQPNDVLEYVITFQNVGDANVQKLLVRDSLEAPLRPQGTGTLVCPGGTSSTFAVTMQIEVNVGAACGDLAPNARGTVTFQATVR, encoded by the coding sequence GTGCGTAGACCGGCAATTTCCGCCCTGCTCATCGGCGCTGTTCTGGCAGGGGCCACCGCCCGCGCCGAGGGCAGCTTCAACTTTGCGCCCTCCGGGACCACCAACAACCGCGCGTTTCTGGAGGTCGGTCCTCCCGGCTACGTCACCAGCGGCATCCAGCGCAAGACCACGCTCTACGCCTACGCCAATGCCGGCGAGAACATCCTGCTCGGTTCGAGTGTCATGAGGATCGGCAGCGGTGACATCCGGATCACGGCTCCCGACAACACGGCACAGACCTGCCTGGGCAACAACCTCGGCACCGGCCTGATCAGCAGGCGGGTCAACGAGGTCGCCGGCCCCCTCGTCGCCGGACTGACCGTGGTCAACGGGTATACGCCGTGCATCTACCGCGCGGCGACGACCGGCATCTACCAGCTCGACTTCCTGGCCCCTGTCCTGGGCGGCGGCAACCCCCCGGTCACGGCGGCCAACGGGGACTGGCCGGCCCCCGCCGCGACCGACCCCTGGATCGCCGCCTGGGACGCGACCGTCGTCAGCGGGACCAGCAGGAAGCCGGGCCGGGTCTTCACCAAGTACTTCGCCATGAACGTGGGCGGCAACAACCCGGCCAACACGGGCATCAACGTCTATCCCCTGACCAGGGACGGTTACCGGTACAGCTTCAGCCTGAACTTCGATCCTTTCGGTTTCATCTTCTATGTCAACAACGTCGGCACCCTGACGGCGGCGACTGCGGGGGGGACGCCGGCCTACCGGAGCGCCGGGGTCGGCAGCGCGCAGTACAGCCCCGCCCAGGCGGACTCGGGCGACTACGTGACCCACAAACTGTTCTTCAATCCGCCCGACCCGGGCCTGCCCGCCAGCGCGGCGGCCCCCAGCGGCCTCGACAACTGGCTGCTGCGCGCCGCGCCCGTCACGCCGCCGCAGCCGACCAACCTGAGCTTCACCGGGGCCGACGGCACGGCCGGGCAGGCGGGCGGCGGAATCGGCGGCACCTTCACGTTCACCAATCCGGGCGCGTCGTCGGCCCCCTACCGCATCGTGCTGGCCTTCGGGGCCTCGACGAACGGGGCGAACAGTGACCGCGTTCTCGTCGGAACGGCGAAGACGGGCGAAAATCTTGTCGTCTGGGACGGCAAGGACGGCGCGGGCAAGGACGTGGTGCCCAGCACCGCCGCCTACACCGTCAAGGCCTATCTGGCGGCGGGCGAGGTGCATTTTCCACTGATCGACGCCGAAAACCTGACCGACCTGACCGTGCGGCGCCTGAACAACGTCGACAGCGACGCCAATACGGTGTACTGGGACGACCGCACCGTCGCCTCCACCGGCACCGCGCCCGTTCCCCTGAACGCCCTGGGTGGCGTCGAGTCGCAGACCAGCACGAACACCCACGCCTACAGCGGCAACTGGGGCAACGACCTGATCGTGGACACCTGGGCCTATTACCCCGGGACGGCCGCCGATCTCGCCAGCGGCGTGCGGGTCAGCGAGGCGGACGTGCAGGTCACCAAGACCTACGTGTCGGGCGGGTCGACCGCCGTGCCGGCGCAGTTCGACGTGACGGTCAAGAACCTGAGCACCACGACCACGGCCCGGAACGTGCGGATCGAGGACGCGGTGCCCGCCGGTTTCTCGGCCCTGAGCTGGAGCTGCCCCTCGGGCTGCGTGTCGCAGGGGGGCACGCCCACGACAGGCGGCCCGGGCGCGGTGGACACCTACGCGACCCTGACCCCCCAGGCCTCCGTCACCCTCCGGGTCACCGCCACGCTGAGTGCCGCCTCCACCAAGGACACCCTGCTGAGCAACACGGCCAGGGCCTCGCGCGGAGCCGACGCCACCGATCCGGTCAGCGCCAACAACACCTCGACCGCCAGATTCACGGCCCTGGGCGTGCCGAAACTCACCCTGGGCAAGACGGTCAGAAACGTCACCCAGAACGGCGCGGCCGGGACCTCGAGTACGGGGCAACCGAACGATGTCCTGGAATACGTCATCACCTTCCAGAATGTGGGCGACGCCAATGTGCAGAAGCTCCTCGTGCGCGACTCGCTGGAAGCGCCGCTCAGGCCGCAGGGCACCGGCACCCTGGTCTGCCCTGGGGGGACCAGCAGCACCTTCGCCGTGACCATGCAGATCGAGGTGAACGTCGGCGCGGCCTGCGGCGATCTGGCCCCGAATGCCAGGGGAACGGTCACTTTCCAGGCGACCGTGCGCTAG
- a CDS encoding amidohydrolase: MPAPLTLLLARTLTLDEARPHAEAVLVGGGRVLATGTREDLRALAPGAEVQDWRDLILTPGLSDAHTHLVKYGFSLAELSLHGAASLGEVQAKVGQRVLNTPRGEWIVGGGFLLSELGLSGYPTAAQLDEVSPHHPVVLHSRDLHMVWVNSEALRRAGVTDDTPDPEGGHIVRPLGCLQENASDLVARVMPEPTPAQYLAAARAGAADLAARGYVSTHTMAFESPEAPRALQTLAARGELPLRVWACLPHDRLGLARDLGLTLNPGGLFQWGGVKFFADGALGSRTAWLHAPGFADGSGTGIALDTPELIRELGREALALGLTPVTHAIGDRANTEVLNAYDDLRADAEARGIRLRVEHAQHLRPEDIARFRGLSASVQPIHLQADAAMIRELLPHLTDTSYAFRSLKAAGAVLAFGSDAPVAPPEYRANFAAALTRLGDDGRPLAPDEALSLDDVLWAHTRGPALAAGWDDEGVVRPGARAAFTLWDRLGGNARALVL; encoded by the coding sequence ATGCCCGCGCCCCTGACCCTGCTCCTTGCCCGCACCCTGACCCTCGACGAGGCCCGGCCCCACGCTGAGGCCGTGCTGGTGGGCGGCGGCCGGGTCCTGGCGACCGGCACGCGCGAGGACCTGCGCGCCCTTGCCCCGGGGGCCGAGGTGCAGGACTGGCGCGACCTGATCCTGACCCCGGGCCTCTCGGACGCGCACACCCACCTCGTCAAGTACGGCTTCTCGCTGGCCGAACTCAGCCTGCACGGGGCCGCCAGCCTGGGCGAGGTGCAGGCCAAGGTGGGGCAGCGCGTCCTGAACACCCCGCGCGGCGAGTGGATCGTGGGCGGGGGTTTCCTGCTCTCGGAACTGGGCCTGAGCGGCTACCCGACCGCCGCGCAGCTCGACGAGGTCAGCCCGCACCACCCGGTCGTGCTGCACTCGCGCGACCTCCATATGGTCTGGGTCAACAGCGAGGCGCTGCGCCGCGCGGGCGTGACGGACGATACTCCCGACCCCGAGGGCGGCCACATCGTCCGGCCGCTCGGCTGCCTGCAGGAGAACGCCAGCGACCTCGTGGCGCGCGTGATGCCCGAGCCCACCCCGGCGCAGTACCTCGCGGCGGCGCGGGCGGGAGCCGCGGACCTCGCGGCGCGCGGCTACGTCAGCACGCACACGATGGCCTTCGAGTCGCCTGAGGCCCCGCGCGCCCTGCAAACCCTGGCGGCGCGCGGCGAACTGCCGCTGCGGGTGTGGGCCTGCCTGCCGCACGACCGCCTGGGTCTGGCCCGCGACCTGGGGCTGACCCTGAACCCCGGGGGGCTGTTCCAGTGGGGCGGCGTGAAGTTCTTCGCCGACGGGGCGCTGGGCAGCCGCACGGCCTGGCTGCATGCGCCCGGCTTCGCCGACGGCTCGGGCACCGGCATCGCCCTCGACACGCCGGAGCTGATCCGCGAGCTGGGGCGCGAGGCCCTGGCCCTGGGCCTGACGCCGGTCACGCACGCCATCGGGGACCGGGCCAACACCGAGGTCCTGAACGCCTACGACGACCTGCGCGCCGACGCCGAGGCCCGGGGCATCCGCCTGCGCGTCGAGCACGCCCAGCACCTGCGTCCCGAGGACATCGCCCGTTTCCGGGGGTTGAGCGCCAGCGTGCAGCCCATCCACCTCCAGGCCGACGCCGCCATGATCCGCGAGTTGCTGCCGCACCTGACGGACACCAGCTACGCCTTCCGGTCGCTGAAAGCGGCGGGCGCGGTGCTGGCCTTCGGCAGCGACGCGCCGGTCGCGCCCCCCGAGTACCGCGCCAACTTCGCCGCCGCCCTGACCCGCCTGGGCGACGACGGCCGCCCCCTGGCCCCGGACGAGGCCCTGAGCCTGGACGACGTGCTCTGGGCACATACACGCGGCCCCGCCCTGGCCGCTGGCTGGGACGATGAAGGCGTCGTCCGGCCCGGCGCGCGGGCGGCCTTCACCCTCTGGGACCGGCTGGGCGGCAACGCGCGGGCCCTGGTGCTGTAA
- a CDS encoding response regulator, protein MPRILVVDDDSAIVKLISVILSRAGHEVRTSSHPVEALDLLKVFTPDLIISDVVMPYMTGLEFLEKVRDHEQFSAMPFVLLSSHAERSDVRRGMNLGADDYLPKPFTPQDLTTAVEARLRRVGLNQQSGSVTQAKALGTAQVMWQGAQVAWVSRKALELFFYLLEHKEVTSWEAAEALWPEKDESRASSLFHTTLHRLRKSLSNEAVVSNNRKYALAPDLKPEYDVQRYELLSGQAEQGSLGYEELRELVGQYGTFLPGADSPWVDDVRARLEQKQLSLLGLAAQAAGTAGKPKEAAQFHQRALGIDPMSEQDWRGLSRALETLGDPRARLAAQREAWWAVDLD, encoded by the coding sequence ATGCCGCGCATCCTGGTCGTTGACGACGACTCTGCCATCGTCAAACTCATCAGCGTGATCCTGTCGCGCGCCGGGCACGAGGTGCGCACGAGCAGCCACCCCGTGGAGGCGCTCGACCTCCTGAAGGTCTTTACCCCCGACCTGATCATCAGCGACGTGGTGATGCCCTATATGACCGGCCTGGAATTTCTGGAAAAGGTCCGGGACCACGAGCAGTTCTCGGCCATGCCCTTCGTGCTGCTGAGCAGCCACGCCGAGCGCAGCGACGTGCGCCGGGGCATGAACCTGGGGGCCGACGACTATCTGCCCAAGCCCTTCACGCCGCAGGACCTGACCACCGCCGTCGAGGCCCGGCTGCGCCGCGTGGGCCTGAACCAGCAGAGCGGCAGCGTGACGCAGGCCAAGGCGCTGGGCACCGCCCAGGTCATGTGGCAGGGCGCGCAGGTCGCCTGGGTGAGCCGCAAGGCGCTCGAACTGTTCTTCTACCTCCTGGAGCACAAGGAGGTGACCTCCTGGGAGGCGGCCGAGGCGCTGTGGCCCGAAAAGGACGAGTCGCGCGCGAGCAGCCTGTTCCACACGACGCTGCACCGCCTGCGCAAGAGCCTGAGCAACGAGGCGGTGGTCAGCAACAACCGCAAGTACGCCCTGGCCCCCGACCTCAAGCCCGAGTATGACGTGCAGCGTTACGAATTGCTGTCCGGGCAGGCCGAGCAGGGCAGCCTGGGCTACGAGGAACTGCGCGAGCTGGTGGGCCAGTACGGCACCTTCCTGCCCGGCGCCGACAGCCCCTGGGTGGACGACGTGCGCGCCCGCCTGGAGCAGAAGCAGCTGAGCCTGCTGGGCCTGGCCGCGCAGGCGGCGGGCACGGCCGGCAAGCCCAAGGAGGCCGCGCAGTTCCACCAGCGCGCCCTGGGCATCGACCCCATGAGCGAACAGGACTGGCGCGGGCTGTCCAGGGCGCTCGAAACCCTGGGGGACCCCCGCGCCCGCCTGGCCGCCCAGAGAGAAGCGTGGTGGGCCGTGGACCTGGACTGA